Proteins from a single region of Drosophila biarmipes strain raj3 chromosome 3R, RU_DBia_V1.1, whole genome shotgun sequence:
- the LOC108025093 gene encoding lateral signaling target protein 2 homolog, whose amino-acid sequence MRMVRPSRRKGIEEVYGSKMDTLHPVKSVAISHAGMTKTTAMRAGPGGGAGGVGGTISSRQADARTQRSFVTENDYYITTNLPLTAANLRNAPSAMPSQMIPGHAQPSPYNAMSSRRNNMANKASARQPPMSKIPHFGPGEGKANNGGYNMAKSKEGYRMQHQGKGNTQRGNYPMDDNAEFSDRELMVPHPQQQQANLGNMRRHNQHSHAHQLQVQQMQAGVMQHPPQHQLHQQQMSNHSHIKQQHQQPQHHQHPHPHAHPHPHPHPHQKHSRGRQPMPASKVHVSTADDDDEKEDDPEEFFELIRQTVQTAVGNTISDALGKNFRDLSHKIERFSGELKQTNENLDKLQEQVTSKVIYYGEENSRHFRYLCMKSEYDKMFYQHQSMMTGKPPTPEMMDLSKANLVAAASASKHLGYKPSQSLKQQGGKGHKGHSKVTNNQRKVVNEAAKNSVAYHSVSKAQQQGAAVRKSSSDHSLVGKSSEMGVLEVIDHIQRYCNQVQMKEQLGAEGQLPNLEDILIPKKMSSGGLCEPGSKSSRNIAACQGDKKDEDTEVETPIDSMDETYTQVDDFQFSSDISTCSEDEDCGLKYPSGAATARPSAKVNRRTANKGAGDGQ is encoded by the exons ATGAGAATGGTGCGCCCCAGCCGTCGCAAGGGAATCGAGGAGGTGTACGGATCCAAGATGGACACCCTGCATCCGGTGAAGTCGGTGGCCATATCCCATGCCGGTATGACCAAGACGACCGCCATGCGGGCGGGGCCAGGTGGCGGAGCTGGAGGAGTAGGTGGCACCATTAGCTCCCGGCAAGCCGATGCTCGCACGCAGCGCAGTTTTGTCACCGAAAACGATTACTACATTACCACGAACTTGCCCCTGACGGCGGCTAATTTGCGGAATGCCCCCAGTGCGATGCCGTCGCAGATGATTCCCGGTCACGCCCAGCCGTCGCCCTATAACGCCATGTCCTCGAGGCGAAACAATATGGCCAACAAGGCCAGTGCCCGCCAGCCGCCGATGAGCAAGATTCCGCATTTTGGCCCCGGCGAGGGCAAGGCCAACAATGGTGGCTACAACATGGCCAAATCGAAGGAGGGCTATCGCATGCAGCACCAAGGAAAGGGCAACACCCAGAGGGGCAACTATCCCATGGACGACAATGCCGAGTTCTCCGACAGGGAACTAATGGTGCCCCacccgcagcagcagcaggcgaaTCTGGGCAACATGCGGAGGCACAACCAGCACTCCCATGCCCACCAGTTGCAAGTGCAGCAGATGCAGGCCGGAGTGATGCAGCATCCGCCGCAGCACCagctccaccagcagcagatgTCCAATCACAGTCACATcaagcagcagcatcagcagccaCAGCACCACCAGCATCCCCACCCACATGCACACCCTcatccgcatccacatccccaTCAGAAGCACTCGCGTGGGCGACAGCCGATGCCGGCGAGCAAGGTGCACGTGAGTACCgccgatgacgatgacgagaAGGAGGACGATCCCGAGGAGTTCTTCGAGCTGATTCGCCAGACCGTCCAAACGGCCGTTGGA AACACCATTTCGGATGCTCTGGGCAAGAACTTCCGGGATTTGAGCCACAAAATCGAAAGGTTTTCGGGCGAGCTTAAGCAGACCAACGAGAATCTGGACAAACTGCAAGAACAGGTCACCAGCA AGGTGATTTACTACGGCGAGGAGAACTCCCGGCACTTTCGCTACTTGTGCATGAAGTCCGAGTACGATAAGATGTTCTACCAGCACCAGTCGATGATGACGGGCAAGCCGCCAACCCCAGAGATGATGGATCTCTCGAAGGCGAACCTGGTGGCAGCTGCCTCGGCGAGCAAACATCTGGGGTACAAGCCGTCCCAGAGTCTAAAGCAGCAGGGTGGAAAGGGTCACAAGGGTCACAGCAAGGTGACCAATAACCAAAGGAAGGTGGTGAACGAAGCTGCCAAGAATTCGGTGGCCTATCACAGTGTCTCCAAGGCTCAGCAGCAGGGCGCGGCAGTCCGAAAGTCCTCCTCGGATCACAGTTTGGTGGGCAAATCCTCCGAGATGGGCGTTCTCGAGGTAATCGATCACATCCAGCGCTACTGCAATCAGGTGCAGATGAAGGAACAGCTGGGTGCTGAGGGCCAACTGCCCAACCTCGAGGACATCTTGATACCCAAGAAAATGTCCAGCGGGGGACTTTGTGAGCCGGGCTCCAAGAGCTCGCGCAACATAGCAGCCTGTCAGGGTGACAAAAAGGATGAGGACACCGAGGTGGAAACGCCCATTGACAGCATGGACGAGACCTACACCCAGGTGGATGACTTCCAGTTCTCCTCGGACATCTCCACCTGCAGCGAGGATGAAGATTGTGGCCTCAAGTATCCCAGTGGAGCGGCCACAGCTCGTCCTTCGGCCAAAGTAAATCGGAGGACCGCCAACAAGGGAGCCGGAGATGGTCAGTAG